The following proteins are co-located in the Desulfatitalea tepidiphila genome:
- a CDS encoding HAMP domain-containing protein, translated as MIKFISERVAVKVTLYVNLLLLVVMGAGAAYMIIDQGAALEAQLLERGKTESMTGAKMTGVLIEEAIDNGVFTIRDAFDTAYEKIPGFNPPKFHTKYDFYLDKALLGIEDEFLKDKSVVYAVAADVNGYVPTHNTRYNQPPTGDPEKDLILNRTKRIFSDKVGLAAAQNLNLGFLQVYSRDTGETMWDISSPIMVKGKHWGGFRIGYSLEKINAAKFRMMISTLLIMGAIFLISFILVFITVQRSLLPIKELTDTSIRLVEGQINQKIAVKGNDEIGKLADALERLRFSLKTAMDRLARK; from the coding sequence ATGATCAAATTCATTTCCGAACGGGTCGCGGTAAAGGTTACGTTGTATGTCAACCTTCTGCTTTTAGTCGTCATGGGGGCTGGAGCGGCCTATATGATCATCGATCAAGGTGCCGCGCTGGAGGCCCAATTGCTGGAAAGAGGCAAAACCGAATCCATGACGGGCGCAAAAATGACCGGCGTCTTAATCGAAGAGGCCATCGATAACGGCGTGTTTACAATCAGGGACGCCTTTGATACGGCTTATGAAAAGATACCAGGTTTCAATCCACCCAAATTTCATACGAAGTACGACTTTTACCTCGATAAGGCCCTGCTGGGTATCGAAGACGAATTTCTCAAGGACAAGAGCGTGGTCTATGCCGTGGCCGCGGATGTCAACGGCTATGTTCCCACTCACAACACGCGATACAACCAGCCGCCCACCGGAGATCCGGAAAAAGATCTGATCCTCAACCGGACCAAGCGGATATTCAGCGACAAGGTAGGGCTTGCCGCCGCACAAAATCTGAATCTCGGTTTTCTGCAAGTCTACAGCCGTGACACAGGTGAAACCATGTGGGATATATCCTCGCCCATTATGGTCAAAGGGAAGCACTGGGGAGGATTTCGAATCGGCTATTCGCTTGAAAAAATCAATGCCGCAAAATTCCGCATGATGATATCGACGCTGTTGATCATGGGCGCAATTTTTCTCATATCATTTATCCTGGTCTTTATCACCGTGCAACGATCCCTGCTGCCCATCAAGGAGCTGACGGATACATCCATTCGTTTAGTGGAAGGGCAAATCAATCAGAAAATCGCCGTTAAAGGCAATGATGAAATCGGAAAACTGGCCGACGCTCTGGAACGACTTCGATTCAGTCTCAAAACGGCCATGGATCGGCTCGCGCGAAAATAA
- a CDS encoding HAMP domain-containing sensor histidine kinase, which translates to MDPSYGITGKLLIWFFAIVSIFYATILVLYINFQQVVQISERIVSKNYAISDYSKRMLENLLSMEENEKKYHLLRKEDYLGFFTNARNEFEASLIRILALDSQGDAVSSHWKDVYEAYRKYPRPNSTANSRGEVALEDIWIPEKVINTWIQKISMARLDNQSEVENATRELNRRGVSSVHNALIGLGISSLVGLLGVVYLAYSMIRPLKELMRGIRSISKERQSEPLKIHSKDELGELASAFNEMADRLRQEEQLRSDFISMLSHEIRTPLTSIRESVNMIEEEVMGPINDRQRKFLEIAGTEIGRICDLLNHLMQASRLEPGALKLSSEPVDVYALVTASIDSLRPTAEAKNIGITSEIAPETPDVLGDAQYLQQVFLNLIGNAIKFSDPKAEIRVRVGALDKHNRLTFKVVDTGPGILEEDQSKLFNKFYRSAKVRDHLDGVGLGLSITKNIVEAHGGTIWVESQVGKGTTFGFTLPVVSAEAIAMRPKERQIRSTVSSFLSKSSE; encoded by the coding sequence ATGGACCCCAGCTACGGCATCACCGGCAAATTGTTGATCTGGTTTTTTGCCATCGTATCCATATTTTACGCTACGATTTTAGTTCTTTACATAAATTTTCAGCAGGTTGTGCAGATATCGGAGCGCATCGTCAGTAAAAATTATGCCATTTCGGACTATTCGAAACGCATGCTGGAAAATCTGCTCAGCATGGAGGAGAACGAAAAAAAGTATCACCTGCTGCGCAAAGAGGACTATCTTGGTTTTTTTACCAACGCCAGAAATGAGTTCGAAGCGAGCCTGATCAGAATTCTCGCGTTGGACAGCCAGGGTGACGCCGTTTCCTCGCATTGGAAGGATGTGTATGAGGCCTACCGGAAATATCCCCGACCGAACAGTACCGCCAACAGTCGCGGCGAGGTGGCCCTCGAAGATATTTGGATCCCCGAAAAAGTGATCAATACCTGGATTCAGAAAATATCCATGGCCCGGCTCGACAATCAATCCGAGGTCGAGAACGCCACGCGCGAGCTTAATCGGAGAGGTGTCAGCTCAGTTCATAATGCCTTGATTGGATTGGGGATATCGAGTCTTGTCGGGTTGCTGGGGGTTGTTTACCTGGCCTATTCGATGATCCGGCCGCTGAAAGAACTGATGAGGGGTATTCGTTCCATTTCTAAAGAGCGACAAAGCGAGCCGCTTAAAATTCATTCCAAGGATGAATTGGGGGAATTGGCATCGGCGTTCAATGAAATGGCGGACCGGTTGCGTCAGGAGGAACAGTTGCGATCGGATTTTATCTCCATGTTGAGCCATGAAATCCGGACGCCGCTGACCTCCATTCGGGAGTCTGTGAACATGATCGAAGAAGAGGTGATGGGCCCGATCAACGACAGACAGAGGAAATTTCTCGAAATCGCGGGCACTGAAATCGGTCGGATTTGCGACCTGCTCAACCATCTCATGCAGGCCTCGCGGCTGGAGCCGGGGGCCTTGAAATTGAGCAGTGAACCTGTGGACGTCTACGCCTTAGTCACGGCCAGCATCGACAGCCTGAGGCCGACGGCCGAGGCCAAGAATATCGGGATCACATCCGAAATCGCACCCGAAACTCCCGATGTACTGGGGGACGCCCAATACCTCCAACAGGTCTTTTTGAATCTAATCGGCAACGCCATCAAATTTTCGGATCCCAAGGCCGAGATCCGGGTCAGGGTCGGTGCGCTGGACAAACACAACCGCTTGACCTTCAAGGTGGTCGACACTGGTCCGGGCATTCTGGAGGAAGACCAATCCAAACTGTTCAACAAGTTTTACCGATCCGCCAAGGTCCGCGACCATCTCGACGGTGTCGGGTTGGGGCTCAGCATTACCAAAAATATCGTGGAGGCTCACGGGGGCACGATTTGGGTGGAGAGCCAGGTGGGAAAAGGGACCACGTTTGGTTTTACATTGCCCGTGGTTTCGGCGGAAGCGATCGCGATGCGGCCAAAAGAGCGCCAAATTAGGTCCACGGTATCGTCTTTTTTAAGTAAATCCAGCGAGTAA
- a CDS encoding sigma-54-dependent transcriptional regulator — MANLIQDSHSKILIVDDDLNVLQVLEARLQASGFQILKAGNGQDALRLLKDHKIDLMISDMKMPGMSGMEVLDKARTLHPGLPIIFLTAYGTIPDAVKAVKAGAVDYLAKPFDGRELVFKLRKVLDESPGLAPEGGDEGLVSDMHAAVSAKMKALYQLVQKVALSDVNVLILGESGAGKERIARLIHHLSARNKQPFVVVDCGSTPAGLLESELFGHVRGAFTHAVSDKRGLIDTADKGTLFLDEIGNISPEMQVRLLRFLEDRKIRRIGDLKENAVDCRVLAATNSDLVEDIKQGRFREDLYYRLRVVTLQIPPLRERKDDIPILADHFVQNYARQNGMRPVRLPPETLQYMCTYPWPGNVRELKNAIEAGIVLCHGNVLRPEDMHLSGLPAMSVSETPTDSSFSLEDNERNAIVRALKQAGGIQKEAAKLLGISRRAIHYKIKKYEIDSAALRARG; from the coding sequence ATGGCCAACCTGATACAAGATTCACATTCCAAGATTTTGATTGTCGACGATGACTTGAATGTCCTGCAGGTCTTGGAGGCCCGGTTGCAGGCGTCCGGGTTCCAGATTTTGAAGGCCGGAAACGGTCAGGATGCGTTACGTCTGTTAAAGGACCATAAGATCGATCTGATGATTTCGGATATGAAGATGCCGGGCATGAGCGGTATGGAGGTACTGGACAAGGCCCGAACGCTTCATCCGGGGCTGCCGATCATTTTTTTGACCGCATACGGCACGATTCCCGACGCCGTAAAGGCCGTCAAGGCCGGCGCCGTCGACTACCTGGCCAAACCCTTCGATGGCCGTGAATTGGTTTTCAAGCTGCGTAAGGTGTTGGATGAAAGTCCGGGTCTTGCTCCCGAGGGGGGCGATGAAGGCCTGGTCAGCGACATGCACGCCGCAGTCAGTGCAAAAATGAAAGCACTCTACCAGCTGGTGCAGAAGGTGGCCCTGAGCGACGTCAATGTGTTGATTCTTGGCGAAAGCGGTGCCGGAAAGGAGCGGATCGCGCGTTTGATCCACCATCTCAGTGCCAGAAACAAACAGCCGTTCGTGGTGGTCGATTGTGGCAGCACGCCGGCCGGGCTGCTTGAAAGCGAACTCTTCGGTCACGTACGTGGCGCATTTACCCATGCGGTCAGCGACAAGCGGGGACTCATCGACACCGCCGACAAGGGGACACTTTTTCTCGATGAGATCGGCAACATCTCCCCCGAGATGCAGGTTCGCCTGCTGCGTTTCCTGGAGGACCGGAAGATACGCCGTATCGGCGACCTGAAGGAGAATGCCGTGGACTGCCGTGTTCTTGCGGCCACCAATTCAGATCTGGTCGAGGACATCAAGCAGGGACGTTTTCGCGAGGACCTCTATTACCGCCTGCGCGTCGTGACGTTGCAAATCCCTCCGTTGCGCGAAAGAAAAGATGATATTCCCATTTTGGCAGATCATTTCGTGCAAAACTATGCCCGCCAAAACGGCATGCGGCCGGTCAGGCTGCCGCCGGAAACGCTCCAATATATGTGCACCTATCCCTGGCCCGGAAATGTACGCGAACTGAAAAATGCCATCGAAGCCGGCATTGTCCTGTGCCACGGCAATGTGTTGCGCCCCGAAGACATGCACCTGTCGGGTCTGCCGGCCATGTCCGTCTCTGAAACCCCGACCGACTCCTCTTTTTCCCTGGAAGATAACGAGCGCAATGCTATCGTCAGAGCTCTCAAACAAGCCGGCGGCATTCAAAAAGAGGCTGCCAAGCTGTTGGGCATCAGTCGGCGCGCCATTCATTATAAGATCAAGAAATACGAGATCGACTCGGCGGCCCTTCGGGCGCGTGGATAG
- a CDS encoding insulinase family protein — translation MSPASEANITDPNNRDLTTGQIIHGYRILRMTQLREIDAVLYRLEHLATGARHVHLSNGDMENTFGVTFKTVPTDSTGVAHILEHTVLCGSEKYPVRDPFFSMLKRSLSTFMNAFTASDWTMYPFSTQNRKDFYNLMDVYLDAAFFPNLDALSFKQEGHRVEFDHGDAEGNGEKLVYKGVVYNEMKGAMSSPDQVMGRSLLNALYPDTTYSNNSGGDPAVIPRLTHEQLVAFHKRHYHPSNAYFYTYGSLPLADHLAFIEQKVMRRFERIDPQTDVPAQPRWKDARTARYTYPLAVGEDPAKRCQICLAWLTSDICDTFEVLVLSVLEQVLLGNAASPLRKALMDSGLGTALSDGSGYDADNKDTLFACGLKNVADEAGEAIEKIIFDVLTELADKGIDPESIASAIHQIEFHRKEVTNTPYPYGIKLMLMVIGSWLHGGDPERILQLDADFERLHREIAAGKFLEDRIRTYFIDNSHRVRLSLVPDQQQAQQEDLRVQQELAEKLARLDAAERAQIRQNAIELQKRQEAQEDASCLPTLALEDVPPEVQSFSPTETASGLPLWSYALPTSGICYLNAAAGAAPVSRNLLPWVPFFCYAFSKIGTRRHDYAQMARRIDAATGGVGLSSQARVLYGHSGSCLPLLQLSAKCLSRNIDPMYGIVEELIGEVDFGNLNRLKQLLGEYRSALETMIVQNGHRLAISLSSKTFGPASALSEMWHGIDQLKTIRTFGEPSDEGGMEALSARLMDISRQIFSTDNVIMAAIGENESVTAARRRTGNSPVLSRFKRDPLDAKFPLLNLAVDAPSPYEGWGTSTAVAFVAQTTTAVDFRHPDAPDLSVLSKILRSLYLHREIREKGGAYGGFAVFNPENGLFSMASYRDPHIVQTLKVYAGAVDFVQSAPIQEADIHEAILQVCSEIDKPDPPGPGARKAFFRWIVGLTDEDRRSYKANLMSVSLKTVRTVAAKYLAPGNTQVGIAVIGGREHLEAANGQLGQKPLTLYTI, via the coding sequence ATGTCCCCAGCTTCCGAAGCCAACATCACAGATCCCAACAACCGTGATCTGACCACCGGCCAGATCATCCATGGTTATCGCATCTTGCGCATGACTCAGCTCAGGGAGATCGATGCCGTGCTCTACCGGCTGGAACACCTGGCCACGGGCGCCCGCCATGTACATCTGAGCAATGGCGACATGGAAAACACCTTCGGTGTGACGTTCAAGACGGTCCCCACCGATTCCACCGGCGTGGCCCATATTCTGGAACATACCGTCCTTTGCGGGTCGGAGAAATACCCGGTGCGCGATCCCTTCTTCTCCATGCTGAAAAGGAGCTTGAGCACCTTCATGAACGCCTTCACGGCCTCGGACTGGACCATGTATCCCTTCTCCACCCAGAACCGCAAGGATTTCTACAACCTCATGGATGTCTACCTTGACGCGGCCTTCTTTCCCAATCTCGACGCCTTGAGCTTCAAGCAGGAAGGCCACCGGGTGGAGTTCGACCATGGGGACGCGGAAGGCAACGGCGAAAAGCTCGTCTACAAGGGCGTGGTCTACAACGAAATGAAAGGCGCCATGTCCTCTCCCGATCAGGTCATGGGGCGATCCCTGCTCAACGCGCTCTATCCGGACACCACCTACAGCAACAACTCGGGCGGCGATCCGGCCGTCATTCCCCGGCTGACACACGAGCAGCTGGTGGCGTTTCACAAACGCCATTACCACCCCAGCAACGCCTATTTTTATACCTACGGCAGCCTGCCGCTGGCCGATCACCTGGCCTTCATCGAGCAGAAAGTCATGCGCCGCTTCGAACGCATCGATCCGCAAACGGATGTCCCCGCCCAACCCCGCTGGAAAGATGCGCGCACGGCCCGCTACACCTACCCGCTGGCCGTCGGCGAGGATCCGGCCAAGCGCTGCCAGATCTGCCTGGCCTGGTTGACCAGCGACATCTGCGACACCTTCGAGGTGCTGGTGCTTTCGGTGCTCGAACAGGTCCTGCTGGGCAATGCGGCTTCGCCGTTGCGCAAGGCGTTGATGGACTCGGGGCTGGGTACGGCTTTGAGCGATGGCAGCGGCTACGATGCCGACAATAAGGATACCCTGTTTGCCTGCGGCCTGAAAAATGTGGCCGATGAGGCCGGAGAGGCCATCGAAAAAATCATCTTCGACGTCCTCACAGAACTGGCCGACAAGGGGATCGATCCCGAATCCATCGCGTCGGCCATCCACCAGATCGAGTTTCATCGCAAGGAAGTGACCAATACCCCATATCCTTACGGCATCAAGCTCATGCTCATGGTGATCGGGAGCTGGTTGCACGGTGGAGATCCGGAACGCATTCTTCAGCTCGATGCCGACTTCGAACGCCTGCACCGGGAGATCGCGGCCGGAAAATTTCTGGAAGACCGCATCAGAACCTATTTCATCGACAATTCCCACCGCGTTCGTCTCTCTCTGGTGCCCGATCAACAACAGGCACAGCAGGAAGACCTGCGGGTCCAGCAGGAGCTGGCTGAAAAACTGGCCCGGTTGGACGCGGCCGAGCGGGCTCAAATTCGACAGAATGCCATCGAACTCCAAAAGCGCCAGGAAGCCCAGGAAGATGCCTCCTGCCTCCCCACCCTCGCTTTGGAAGATGTGCCGCCGGAAGTTCAATCCTTTTCACCCACGGAAACGGCATCTGGCCTGCCCCTTTGGAGCTATGCGCTGCCGACCTCGGGGATCTGCTACCTGAATGCCGCCGCCGGGGCGGCCCCTGTCTCCAGGAACCTGCTGCCGTGGGTGCCCTTCTTTTGCTATGCCTTTTCAAAAATCGGCACACGGCGCCACGACTACGCCCAGATGGCGCGTCGCATCGACGCGGCCACCGGCGGGGTCGGGCTCAGCTCTCAAGCCCGCGTTCTATATGGTCATTCGGGAAGCTGCCTGCCGCTTTTGCAACTGTCGGCCAAGTGTCTGAGCCGCAATATCGATCCCATGTACGGCATTGTCGAAGAATTGATCGGAGAGGTGGATTTCGGAAATTTGAATCGATTGAAACAACTGCTCGGCGAATACCGGTCCGCACTGGAAACCATGATCGTCCAGAACGGGCACCGATTGGCCATCAGCCTCTCATCCAAAACCTTCGGACCCGCGAGCGCGCTTTCCGAGATGTGGCACGGCATCGATCAACTCAAGACCATCCGCACCTTCGGAGAACCATCGGATGAGGGGGGGATGGAAGCGTTGTCCGCTCGATTGATGGACATTTCCAGGCAGATTTTTTCAACGGACAACGTCATCATGGCGGCCATCGGTGAAAACGAGTCGGTGACGGCCGCGCGCAGACGCACCGGCAACAGCCCGGTGCTGTCCCGATTCAAGCGCGACCCTTTGGATGCAAAATTTCCGCTGTTGAATCTGGCGGTCGATGCCCCAAGCCCGTACGAAGGATGGGGCACCTCAACGGCCGTCGCGTTTGTGGCGCAAACCACAACCGCCGTGGATTTTCGCCATCCCGACGCCCCCGACCTGTCGGTCCTGAGCAAAATCCTGCGCTCTCTTTATCTTCATCGCGAAATCCGGGAAAAGGGCGGCGCTTATGGCGGGTTTGCCGTTTTTAACCCGGAAAACGGCCTGTTCAGCATGGCCTCCTACCGAGACCCGCACATCGTCCAAACATTGAAAGTGTATGCCGGCGCAGTGGATTTTGTGCAATCGGCACCCATACAGGAGGCCGACATCCATGAGGCGATTCTACAGGTCTGTTCGGAAATCGACAAACCCGATCCCCCTGGACCCGGTGCCCGCAAGGCGTTTTTCCGCTGGATCGTCGGGCTAACCGACGAAGATCGCCGATCCTACAAGGCCAACCTGATGTCGGTCTCGCTGAAGACGGTACGCACGGTAGCAGCCAAGTATCTCGCCCCAGGAAACACCCAGGTGGGTATTGCCGTGATCGGCGGTCGGGAACATCTGGAAGCAGCGAACGGCCAACTCGGGCAAAAACCGTTGACGCTTTATACTATATAG
- the cobT gene encoding nicotinate-nucleotide--dimethylbenzimidazole phosphoribosyltransferase, producing MLEQTVQAIGPLDLNAMAAAKDHQARLALPPGSLGRLHQFAVKMAGVTGRPRPAVRDLGVITMAGDHGVAVRGVSKFPQEVTREMVVNFARGGAAINVLTRHVGARLTVVDMGVAGPALNIDMDEKGKVRFVSRRVGSGTRDIFTGPAMTRDEAVRSLETGIRVFIEEKERGLDAVGTGDMGIANTTPSSAIAAAMLAVSPRQVVNRGTGIDDAALDHKVQVVARALAVNRPDSSDPIDILAKVGGYEIGGIAGVILAACAHRVPVVVDGFISTAAALLACGFHPEVKQYLFSGHQSAVEGHRLMLEEMGLEPMIDLGMRLGEGTGAAFGLSILAAASRIATEMHTFEEAQVSGPGNDGG from the coding sequence ATGCTGGAACAGACCGTTCAAGCCATCGGGCCATTGGACCTGAACGCCATGGCAGCGGCCAAGGATCACCAGGCCCGCCTGGCTCTGCCCCCGGGCAGCCTGGGCCGGCTGCACCAGTTTGCTGTCAAGATGGCCGGGGTAACCGGGCGGCCAAGGCCCGCCGTTCGCGACCTGGGGGTCATCACCATGGCCGGTGACCACGGGGTGGCGGTTCGCGGGGTGAGCAAGTTCCCTCAGGAGGTGACACGCGAGATGGTGGTTAACTTCGCTCGCGGAGGTGCGGCCATCAATGTGTTGACCCGTCATGTGGGCGCCCGGTTGACTGTGGTCGATATGGGCGTGGCCGGACCGGCCCTGAACATAGATATGGACGAGAAGGGAAAGGTCCGATTCGTTTCCCGCAGGGTCGGTTCCGGAACGCGGGATATTTTTACAGGGCCGGCCATGACCCGGGATGAGGCCGTGCGATCCCTGGAAACGGGAATCCGGGTTTTCATTGAAGAAAAGGAGCGGGGTCTGGATGCCGTGGGCACCGGAGATATGGGGATCGCCAATACCACGCCGTCGTCGGCCATCGCGGCGGCGATGCTCGCCGTTTCGCCGAGGCAGGTGGTGAACCGGGGCACCGGCATCGACGACGCGGCCTTGGATCACAAAGTCCAAGTCGTGGCCCGGGCGCTGGCGGTCAATCGTCCCGATTCTTCCGATCCAATAGATATTTTGGCCAAGGTCGGTGGGTATGAGATCGGCGGCATCGCCGGGGTTATCCTGGCCGCCTGCGCGCATCGGGTGCCCGTGGTGGTCGATGGGTTCATTTCGACCGCGGCGGCCCTGCTGGCGTGCGGCTTTCATCCGGAAGTAAAACAGTATCTTTTCTCCGGGCACCAGTCGGCCGTGGAGGGTCACCGTTTGATGTTGGAAGAGATGGGACTCGAACCCATGATCGATTTGGGTATGCGATTGGGGGAAGGGACCGGCGCTGCATTCGGTCTCTCGATTCTGGCGGCGGCATCACGGATCGCCACCGAGATGCACACTTTCGAAGAGGCGCAAGTGTCCGGTCCGGGAAATGATGGTGGTTAA
- a CDS encoding PAS domain-containing sensor histidine kinase, translating to MIDELPWQEIFDAINDAICVLDPRHRIIKCNQAMCRLLKTTESRIVGRPCWEAIHGTDRMLADCPCRRSAASRRRESFNLKFDQRWFEVSVAPSFDEEGQVQRYVHVMRDVSHLAHEELALRETRQTLLTILDSIDAIIYATDLETHVPIFMNRHMRDIVSDDLNNQPCWKAFYHRDEPCTHCRDLQLLDAQGNPTDLHVCEAMNDEGTRWFLHHDRAIKWVNGRWVRLHVATDISAVKFLEQERRQTEARLRQAQKMEAIGVLAGGIAHDFNNILSAILGFSELALDDANRGQSNPAFIGQVLRAGERARELVQQILTFSRQTESEAKPIQVQPILKEALKLLRASLPSTIEIESAIQCDAVVQADPIQIHQVIMNLCTNASHAMRQCGGRLEVSLREEALSGEEAQKYPGLQAGRYLKMVVADTGHGIDPNNLERIFDPYFTTKEKGEGTGMGLAVAQGIVHACGGAVGVASTPGKGTTFTIFLPIIQQGSPVHMSHENLVPIGREHILFVDDEAPLAELGKEMLERLGYRMTVHTSSAKALYLFEQQPDAYDLVITDMTMPGMTGDALAERILALRPDIPVIICTGYSEKVTQEMIDRLGIRALIRKPLVRGDLGRAVRQVLDGERPAPII from the coding sequence ATGATAGACGAGCTTCCATGGCAGGAGATTTTTGACGCCATCAACGATGCCATCTGCGTTCTGGATCCACGTCACCGCATCATCAAATGCAATCAGGCCATGTGCCGTCTTCTGAAGACGACCGAATCCCGGATCGTCGGAAGGCCCTGCTGGGAAGCGATTCACGGCACCGATCGGATGCTGGCGGATTGCCCGTGTCGGCGCTCGGCCGCCAGTCGCCGGCGCGAATCGTTCAACTTGAAATTCGATCAACGATGGTTCGAGGTGTCAGTGGCGCCAAGCTTCGATGAAGAGGGCCAGGTCCAACGCTACGTTCATGTTATGCGGGATGTGTCCCATCTGGCGCATGAGGAGCTGGCACTGCGTGAAACCCGCCAGACCCTGTTGACCATTCTTGACAGTATCGACGCAATCATCTACGCGACCGATCTGGAAACCCACGTCCCCATCTTCATGAATCGCCATATGCGCGACATCGTCAGTGACGATCTGAACAACCAGCCCTGCTGGAAAGCGTTCTACCACCGTGATGAACCGTGTACGCATTGCCGTGATCTGCAACTGCTCGACGCACAAGGCAACCCCACCGACCTGCATGTCTGCGAAGCGATGAACGATGAGGGAACCCGCTGGTTCCTGCATCACGACCGCGCCATCAAATGGGTGAACGGCCGCTGGGTGCGCCTGCACGTCGCCACCGATATCAGTGCGGTCAAATTCCTGGAACAGGAACGAAGGCAAACCGAAGCCCGACTGCGGCAAGCTCAAAAAATGGAGGCCATTGGGGTTCTGGCCGGCGGTATCGCTCATGACTTCAACAATATTCTATCCGCGATCCTGGGTTTTTCGGAGCTTGCCCTGGACGATGCCAACCGGGGACAATCCAATCCCGCCTTTATCGGACAAGTGCTTCGCGCCGGAGAGAGGGCGCGTGAACTGGTGCAGCAAATCCTTACGTTCAGCCGCCAGACCGAATCAGAGGCCAAACCCATCCAGGTGCAACCGATCCTCAAGGAAGCCCTTAAATTGCTGCGTGCTTCGCTCCCCTCCACCATCGAGATCGAAAGCGCCATTCAATGCGATGCGGTGGTCCAGGCCGATCCCATTCAAATCCATCAGGTCATCATGAATCTATGTACCAATGCCAGCCACGCCATGCGTCAATGTGGCGGCCGGCTCGAGGTCTCCCTGAGAGAGGAGGCGTTGTCCGGCGAAGAAGCCCAGAAATACCCAGGTCTGCAGGCGGGTCGTTATTTGAAGATGGTGGTGGCCGACACGGGACATGGCATTGATCCCAATAACTTGGAGAGAATCTTCGACCCCTATTTCACCACCAAGGAAAAAGGGGAAGGCACAGGCATGGGACTGGCGGTGGCACAAGGCATCGTCCACGCATGCGGCGGAGCGGTCGGCGTGGCGAGCACGCCCGGGAAGGGTACGACCTTCACCATTTTTCTTCCGATCATCCAACAGGGCTCCCCCGTCCACATGTCCCATGAAAACCTCGTACCGATTGGTCGGGAACACATCCTGTTCGTCGACGACGAAGCCCCCCTCGCCGAATTGGGCAAGGAGATGCTCGAACGGTTGGGCTACCGCATGACGGTCCATACCAGCAGCGCCAAGGCGCTCTACCTTTTCGAACAGCAACCCGATGCCTACGATCTGGTGATTACGGACATGACCATGCCCGGCATGACCGGGGACGCACTGGCTGAACGGATATTGGCCCTGCGTCCGGATATCCCCGTCATCATCTGCACCGGCTACAGCGAAAAGGTGACCCAGGAGATGATCGATCGTTTGGGCATTCGGGCCCTGATTCGCAAGCCCCTGGTCCGCGGCGATCTGGGCCGTGCCGTGCGGCAAGTTCTCGATGGCGAACGGCCGGCACCGATCATCTGA
- a CDS encoding response regulator, whose protein sequence is MESETSPTHRQILIIDDDQFVRDFAVNTIEFCTNSKVLTFENGFRAWHHLHSNPNGATIVIADANIPDMSGLELLEQLKKLRPDVTFIITSSNPDHEQIAYHMGANAFVSKPFDVNDLLTVIQELILNPLPPSNLTEKPA, encoded by the coding sequence ATGGAGTCCGAAACTTCCCCCACACATCGACAAATTCTGATCATCGACGATGATCAATTTGTCCGCGATTTTGCGGTCAATACGATCGAATTTTGTACCAACAGCAAGGTCTTGACATTCGAAAACGGCTTCAGAGCCTGGCATCATCTGCATAGCAACCCCAACGGCGCGACCATCGTCATCGCAGACGCCAACATCCCGGATATGAGTGGTTTGGAGTTGCTCGAACAGCTAAAAAAACTTCGGCCTGATGTGACCTTCATCATCACATCGAGCAACCCGGATCACGAACAGATCGCTTATCACATGGGCGCCAATGCATTCGTCTCCAAGCCCTTCGATGTCAATGACCTGTTGACGGTCATTCAAGAGCTGATTCTGAATCCACTACCTCCCTCGAACCTCACAGAAAAACCCGCCTGA